The Anaeromyxobacter diazotrophicus genome contains the following window.
TGCCGGACATCGCGGCCCCGGACGTCCGCTTCTACGAGACCGCCACCGCCCAGGAGGTGGACGGCCGACTGCGGGAGCTCGCCGCCCTGCGGGCGGAGTGGGAGGACCTCGTCGGCTACTGCGCCCTCGCGGTCCGGAAGAGCCAGCTGTACCGGCTCGTCGGGTTCGCGAGCTTCCGCCAGTACAGCGAGGAGCGGCTGGGGCTCGCGGCGCGCTCGATCGAGGAGCGGGCCAAGGTCGAGGAGCGGCGCTGGGCCTCGCCGGCGCTCCAGGAGGCGAAGCGCGAGGGGCTGGCGTTCGAGAAGCTGCGGCTCCTCGCGAAGCTGCCCGAGCCGGAGATCGCCCGCTGGACCCCACGGGCGAAGGGCCTCACCTGCGTCGCGCTCCGGCGCGAGCTCGAGGGCGAGGCCGAGCGGCGGATGCGTGCGCAGGGGAGGCTGGCCGTCCCGCTGGCGCTCCGGATGGCGGCGGTGCTCGCCGCCGCGGTGCAGGCCGTGCGCGACCTGACCGGGAGGCCGCTGCCGCTCGGGACCTGCCTCGCCGTCCTCGCGCGGCACTTCCTCGACACCTGGAAGAGCTTCTGCAAGCGCACCCGAAGCCGCTCGCGGAAGGTCCGGGAGCGGGACGAGGGCCATTGCCAGGTCCCCGGCTGCAGCCGCCGCGCGACGCACGCGCACCACGTCCTCTTCCGCTCCCACGGCGGCGGGGACGAGCTCGACAACCAGCTCGGCCTCTGCGCGTTCCACCACCTCCGCTGCATCCACGCCGGCCACCTGCGCGTGGTGGGGCGGGCGCCTGAGGCGCTGCGGTGGTTCCTGGGCGGGAAGGCGTGGAGCGGGCCGGAGCCCGCGAGGCGGTCCGGCGGGGGCGTGGAGGTTTCGGCGGGGTGAGGGCTGCGGGGTGCGGCGGAGGCCAACCCTGACGCTCGTTCGGAACTGCTGCCAGTGTCTTGCGGGGCCTGGCGGGGTTGAGCGGCCCCTCTCCCCCGGCTCCCCGCTGCGCTCCCGCTTCGCGAGGCGAGGGAGAAGAGGGACGCGTGCGCGGCTCCGCCTCGCTCACGTCCCCGCGCGCACCAGCTCGAGCAGCGGCGCGTCGCCCGGGCGGTCCACCGCGAGGTCGATCGTGCAGTCGAGCACCCAGTCCACCTCGCCCTCGGGGTCCACCAGGCGCTGCTGGGCGGAGTAGGTGCGGGGGCCGGTCTTCTGGAGCAGGGTGTTGTGGGGGGCGCGCGCCACCGGGCGCGTGTCGACGGCGCCGTGCTCGGCGAAGTATGGGGCGAGCTCGGCCTGGAGGCGCGCCGGCGGCCAGGCGCCGTCCGGATCCCACAGCGCGGCGGCGGCGGCGTCCCAGCGCTGCTGCGCCACCGCGACCAGCAGCCGGTGCAGCTCGTGGCGGACGCGGGCGGCGAAGGCGCGCGGGTCGTCGTCGGGCTGCGCGACCCGCGGCGGCAGGGCCGCCAGCGCGGCGCGCTGGTCGGCCGGCGCGGCGCGGTAGGAGGGGTCGCGCATCCGCTCCCACTCGTCCAGCAGCGAGGCGTCGGCGCCGCGCACGGTGGCGCGCAGGAAGACGAGCAGGTCGTCCACGCGCTCGTCGCGGTACGCCTCGGGCACGCCCTGGACCAGCGTCTTGAACGCGTCGGAGAGGTACCGGAGGAGGAGGCCCTCGGAGCGCTCCAGGCCGTACTCGCTCACGTACTCGTTGAACGTCATGTACCGCTCGGCCAGCTCGCGGGCGACCGACTTCGGCCGGATGTTCTCCTGGCCCACCCACGGGTGGCGCTCCGCGAAGGCGTTGAACGTCGCGTACACGAAGTCGGCGTGCGGCTTCGGGTACTCGACCTTCTCCAGCTCCGCCATCCGCTCGTCGTACTCCATGCCCTTCGCCTTCATCTCCGCGATCGCCTTGCCGCGCGCCACGTCGAGCTGCTTCCAGAGCACCGGGTCGGGGTTCTCCAGGATCGACTCGCACAGCGTGAGGACGTCCAGGGCGTAGCTCTCGCCCTCGCGCGGCACCTGCGGGAGGGTGTCGAGCAGCCAGAGCGAGAGCGTCTGCCGGAGCGAGAAGTCGCGCTGCAGCCCGGGCGCGGGCCGGACGTAGCGGCCGCGGTAGCCCTCCACCTCCCGCAGCTCGATCAGCCCGGCGCGTCGCAGGGTGCGGAAGCGCGCCGCGGCCAGGCGGCGCAGCTTGGTGCGGCCGTACGGCGTCTCGTGCGCCCGGCCGATCATCTGCACCAGCCGGCCGTAGCCGCCGCCGCGCTGGGTGGTCGCGCTCTGCACCAGGTCGAGGAGCAGCCCGAAGCCCACCTCGAAGCGGGCGGTGAGCGCCTCCGGCTCCTTGGTCTGCAGCCGCTCGAAGGTGGTCCGGTCCCACGGGACGTAGCCCTTCTGCGGCGGCTGCTTCTTCACCACCTTCTTGCCGGCGGCGGCCTTCTCGGCGAGCCGCTTGTTCTCGACCACGTGCTCCGGGGCCTGGGCCACCACGTAGCCGCGCTCGTCGAAGCCCTTGCGCCCGGCGCGCCCGGAGATCTGGTGGAAGTCGCGGGCGGAGAGGAGGGCGGTCTTCTCACCGTCGAACTTGCAGAGCTGCGTGAAGAGCACCGTCCGGATCGGGATGTTGACGCCCATCCCCAGCGTGTCGGTGCCGGAGACGACCTTGAGCAGGCCGCCCTGGGCGAGCTTCTCGACCGCGAGCCGGTAGCGCGGCAGGAGCCCGGCGTGGTGGAGGCCCACGCCGTGCCGGAGGAAGCGCGAGAGGTCCTTCCCGTAGGGCGTGTCGAAGCGGACGCCGTCCAGGGCGGCGCGGATGCGCTCCTTGTCCTCGCGCGAGGAGAAGTTGGCGCTCATGAGGTTCTGCGCCTGCTCGGCGGCCGCCTTCTGGGTGAAGTTCACCAGGTAGACGGGCGCCTTCCCCGCCTCGACCAGCGCCTCGAGCGTCTCGTGCAGCGGCGTCTCGCGCCACTCGAACTCGAGCGGCACCGGGCGCACCGCGCTGCGGACGTCGGCCACCGCTCGCCCGGTGAGCTCGCGCAGCCCCTCCTTCACCCCCGACACGTCGCCCAGCGTGGCCGACATGAGCAGGTAGGTCGTGTCCTCGAGCAGGAGCAGCGGCACCTGCCAGGCCTGCCCCCGCTCGCGGTCGCCGTAGTAGTGGAACTCGTCCATCACCACCGCGTCGGCCCGCGGGCGCGCCTCGCGCAGCGCCATGCTGGCCAGGATCTCGGCCGTGCAGCACAGCACGGGCGCGTCCGGGTTGATGGCGGCGTCGCCGGTGGTCATGCCGACGTTCTCCGCCCCGAAGAGCTGGCAGAGCGCGAAGAACTTCTCGTTCACGAGCGCCTTGATGGGGCAGGTGTAGATGGAGCGCTTCCCCTCCGCCATCGCCTTCCAGTGGAGGAAGGTGGCGACGAGCGACTTGCCCGAGCCGGTCGGCGTCGCGAGCACCACGTGCTGCCCGTCGAGGAGCGCCAGGATCGCCTCCTCCTGCGCCGGGTAGAGGGAGAGGCCGGTCGAGCCGACCCAGGCGACGAACCGGTCGAGGATGGCGTCGGGCGAGAGCGGGCCGCCGTCGGGCGGCGCGAGCGGCGCGGCCAGCGCGGAAGGGGAGGTGACCATCGGACGCAGACCTACCCCGGCTGCCCGGAAAAAGCGAAGCCTCCGCGCGCGGCGCGTTGCGGGGCCGCGGGGGCGCATGGGATCATCCGCGCCGCGCATGCTCCTCGCCCCGCTCGCCGCGCTGCAGCTCGCCGCCCTCGCGGCGGCCCCGCCCGCCGCCCTCCACCTCGGGGGCGCGCCGGTGCGCGCCCGGCTGGAGGTGGTGGCCACGCCCGCCGCGCCCAGCCCCGCCTTCACCTGGCGGAGCGAGGGGGCGGAGCGGGTGGGCGTCGCCGAGGACGCGCGGCTGCGGGCCACCGTGCGCGTCGCGCCGGCCGGCCCGGGCGCCTTCGAGCTGCGCCTCACCGTCGCCTGGCGGGTGGCGGCGGAGGTGGAGCGCGAGGCGGTGCGGCTCGTCCTCCCCGGCCCGGCCCGCGCGCTGGGGCGCGACCTCGAGCTCGCCCCGCTGCGCGGGCCCCTGCGGGTGGACCGGGGGACGCCCATCGCCGCGCTCACCCCGGCGCTGGCGCTGGTCGGCGGGCCGGGGCTCGCCGCCGCGCGCTACACGCCGGCGGGGCGCGAGCTGGAGGTCGACCTCGTCCTCGACGACGCCGGGGCGCACCCGTTCGCCGTCTACCCGAGCTGCCTCCCGAGCCTCCCCGGCCTGGCCGAGGGCGCGCCCATCGACTTCGGCCGGCTGGAGCACAAGACGTTCCTCGGCCGGACGCACCGCCGCGCCGGGGAGACGGTGGAGGCCCGCGCGACGCTCTTCGCGCTGGCGCCGGGCGCGCCCGCCCACCCGCTCGTGCCGGAGCGCTGGCCCTCGGGGGCGCAGGCGGCGGTGGTGTTCACCGACCACGCCGACCGCACCGATCCGGCGGCGCTGCGGGCGGTGCTCTACGGCTCGTCGGCGGCGCCGGGGCCGGTCCCGGTGCGGGGCGGGTTCATCGGGCACGGGGTGCGGCTGACGAAGAGCTTCTTCGTGCGCGCCCGGCGCGGCGGGCTCGAGACCGACCCGGAGGCGCGCGCGCTCGCCGAGGCGCTCCGCGCCGCCGGCTCCGAGGTCGCCTCGCACTCCATCACCGGCGGCCCCGACGACCGCGCTGCCGTCCAGGGCGGGCTCGCGGCGCTCCGGGCGCTAGGCGTGGTGACCTGGATCGACCACGAGCCCTACACGAACTGCGAGGCCATCTCGAGCGAGGGCTGGCGCGCCGACGGGCGCTACGGGATCCGCGATCTCCTGGCGGGAGCGGGCTTCCGCTGGGTGTGGGAGGCCGGCGACCTGGGGGGCTTCCGGCGCGCCGAGGTGGTGGACCTCTTCTCGGCGCGGCCGCCGCGCGAGCCGGCGCCGCCCATCTACCCGCTGCCGGTCGACCCGCGCCTGTGGGTGTTCGAGTCGAGCATGTTCTACGCGCCGCCGGCGGAGCTGGGGGCGGCGCTCTCCGACGCCGCGCTCGACCGGCTGGAGGCGCGCCGCGGGCTGTTCGTGGCGCACACCTACCTGTCGGCCTCAGCGCGCACCACCACCCGTCCCGAGCACCTGGCGCGCCTGGCGGTGCGGCCGGGGCCCGGCGGCGCGCTGGTCATCGACCCGGCGCTGGACGCGGCGCTGGGGCGGCTCGGGGCCCGGGCGCGGGCCGGCCGGCTCGCCTCGCTGACCTGGGCGGAGGCCGGCGACCGGCTGCGCGCGCTCGGCGACCTGCACGTCGCCTACCTGCCCGACGGCGCCGCCCGGGTCGAGAACCGGGGGCAGGGGCCGCTGCTCGGGCTCACGCTGGCCGCGCCCGCCGAGGTGGAGCTGGCGGTCGAAGGCGCGGAGGTGATCGGGCGGTCCGTCGGCCCCGGCCGGGCCCGGGTGTGGCTCGACCTCGCGCCGGGGGCGAGCGCGACCGTCCGGGCGCGGCGCGGCGGGGCACCAGCGCCCTTCCTGCCGGTGGACGCCGGCGCTAGGCTCACCCCGTGAGCGTTCGCCCGCTGCGCCCCGCCGACGTCCCCGCGCTCGCGCCTGCGCTGGCCGCGCTGCCGCTCATGGCGCGCTACCGGCGGAGCGCGGACGCGATCGCCGCCGACCTGGCCGCGGCGCTGGCGCGCGGCGACGGGCTCCTCGCCTGGGAGGCCGGCGGCGAGGCGCGGGGGCTCGCCTGGTTCCTGCGCGAGGGCACGCTGGGGGTGGGCGGGTACCTGCGCCTCATCGCGCTCGCCGAGGGGGCGCAGGGCGGCGGAGCCGGCGCGGCGCTGCTGGCCGCCTTCGAGGCGGAGGTGGCGAAGGCGAGCCGCCACGCCTTCCTGCTCGTCTCCGACTTCAACGAGGCGGCCCAGCGCTTCTACGAGCGCCACGGCTACGCCCGCGTCGGCGCGCTGCCAGGGTTCGTGCTGCCGGAGGTGGCGGAGCTCGTCTACTGGCGGCGGCTCCGCTGACGCCCGGCGCACGCCGCGCGATCGCCCGCCGCCGAGGAGCGGCGGCGGGTTCCCCCGTGCACCTCGCTGGCTGCGTCCAGAAGCCGCAGACCCCACCGCGTGGTGACTCCGCGCGGGGTGCGGCCGAGGAGCGCGCGCCCAGACGCCTCCCCCCGTCGAGGTCGGCGCGGCGCACGATGGGTGGACGCGGACGGGGCGGACGCCCACGCGCGCGGAGCAGGACACCGATCCACCGGGGAGGGAAGGGACATGCGACACGAGGTCACGAACGCCCTGAGAGGCGCGCTGGCCGTGGTCGTGGTGCTGGGGGCGAGCTCGGCCCTCGCCAGCGCCGCGAAGCCGGGGCCCAGGCAAGACGTGCCGGCCGCGGCCGAGATGCCGGAGCCGCGCACGCTCGAGGGCTACGTCGAGCAGGAGAAGGAGTTCCACGCGTTCCTGAAGAAGAACCACCCGCTCTTCAAGTACGAGCAGGAGGGGCGGCTGGTCGGCAAGTACCAGATCAGCGACCGCGAGGAGGAGTTCGTCGAATTCGGCGGCGGCAAGGAGTACGAGAAGGAGAACAACCGCCAGGCCTCCATCACCTACCGCCTCGGGCAGGAGTCCATCCTCGACCTGCCGAACAGGTTCGTCGGCTCGAAGAAGTGCGGGGAGTGCCACCCGGTGCAGTACGAGAAGTGGCTGCGCTCCCGCCACAACCTGGTGGTGCGCTTCCCGGACGAGGTGACCGAGGCCCCCGACCTCACCAAGAACCTGTACGGCCAGGCGTCGGTGCTGCCGGACGGCATCACGCCCGACATGGTCTAC
Protein-coding sequences here:
- a CDS encoding HNH endonuclease, which codes for PDIAAPDVRFYETATAQEVDGRLRELAALRAEWEDLVGYCALAVRKSQLYRLVGFASFRQYSEERLGLAARSIEERAKVEERRWASPALQEAKREGLAFEKLRLLAKLPEPEIARWTPRAKGLTCVALRRELEGEAERRMRAQGRLAVPLALRMAAVLAAAVQAVRDLTGRPLPLGTCLAVLARHFLDTWKSFCKRTRSRSRKVRERDEGHCQVPGCSRRATHAHHVLFRSHGGGDELDNQLGLCAFHHLRCIHAGHLRVVGRAPEALRWFLGGKAWSGPEPARRSGGGVEVSAG
- a CDS encoding DEAD/DEAH box helicase: MVTSPSALAAPLAPPDGGPLSPDAILDRFVAWVGSTGLSLYPAQEEAILALLDGQHVVLATPTGSGKSLVATFLHWKAMAEGKRSIYTCPIKALVNEKFFALCQLFGAENVGMTTGDAAINPDAPVLCCTAEILASMALREARPRADAVVMDEFHYYGDRERGQAWQVPLLLLEDTTYLLMSATLGDVSGVKEGLRELTGRAVADVRSAVRPVPLEFEWRETPLHETLEALVEAGKAPVYLVNFTQKAAAEQAQNLMSANFSSREDKERIRAALDGVRFDTPYGKDLSRFLRHGVGLHHAGLLPRYRLAVEKLAQGGLLKVVSGTDTLGMGVNIPIRTVLFTQLCKFDGEKTALLSARDFHQISGRAGRKGFDERGYVVAQAPEHVVENKRLAEKAAAGKKVVKKQPPQKGYVPWDRTTFERLQTKEPEALTARFEVGFGLLLDLVQSATTQRGGGYGRLVQMIGRAHETPYGRTKLRRLAAARFRTLRRAGLIELREVEGYRGRYVRPAPGLQRDFSLRQTLSLWLLDTLPQVPREGESYALDVLTLCESILENPDPVLWKQLDVARGKAIAEMKAKGMEYDERMAELEKVEYPKPHADFVYATFNAFAERHPWVGQENIRPKSVARELAERYMTFNEYVSEYGLERSEGLLLRYLSDAFKTLVQGVPEAYRDERVDDLLVFLRATVRGADASLLDEWERMRDPSYRAAPADQRAALAALPPRVAQPDDDPRAFAARVRHELHRLLVAVAQQRWDAAAAALWDPDGAWPPARLQAELAPYFAEHGAVDTRPVARAPHNTLLQKTGPRTYSAQQRLVDPEGEVDWVLDCTIDLAVDRPGDAPLLELVRAGT
- a CDS encoding GNAT family N-acetyltransferase gives rise to the protein MSVRPLRPADVPALAPALAALPLMARYRRSADAIAADLAAALARGDGLLAWEAGGEARGLAWFLREGTLGVGGYLRLIALAEGAQGGGAGAALLAAFEAEVAKASRHAFLLVSDFNEAAQRFYERHGYARVGALPGFVLPEVAELVYWRRLR